In the Hordeum vulgare subsp. vulgare chromosome 7H, MorexV3_pseudomolecules_assembly, whole genome shotgun sequence genome, one interval contains:
- the LOC123412929 gene encoding agamous-like MADS-box protein AGL29 yields MPRREKREGVRLIRDNKNRSITFSKRRDGLYKMACDLSVLTGVRVAVILEMESGRMHSFGTPSAAPIIDAFLSGRPLVEPLADEATNARIRKLQREVARLDMETVTHEKRAELSLEQIKNIKDENPGMVANLIFSKEEDLSLEELNKIFNELLRVREDIRRRMPPLHPGSEPSTDDGPNIPRNRLPLRSPSWDYLKSRISSQQPSSSHCIPTQLLSSVPLPSKPQDTTGPHFPMQVSLRSTPPPLAPCSTSHLQPVVHQVQNLPPPLKPHH; encoded by the coding sequence ATGCCGAGGAGAGAGAAGAGGGAGGGTGTCCGTTTGATTAGGGACAACAAAAACCGCAGCATCACCTTTTCCAAGAGGCGTGATGGTTTGTACAAGATGGCATGTGACCTCTCCGTCCTCACGGGCGTGAGGGTTGCTGTCATCCTGGAGATGGAGTCCGGAAGAATGCACTCATTTGGGACGCCGTCAGCGGCACCCATTATTGATGCTTTCTTATCAGGACGTCCACTTGTTGAGCCCTTAGCTGATGAGGCAACGAATGCTAGGATTAGAAAGCTACAGAGGGAGGTTGCTCGACTTGACATGGAAACCGTGACACATGAAAAGAGAGCAGAACTCTCCCTCGAGCAAATAAAAAATATCAAAGACGAGAACCCAGGTATGGTCGCAAATCTTATCTTCTCCAAGGAAGAAGACCTCAGTCTTGAAGAACTCAACAAGATCTTCAATGAACTTCTACGGGTCCGGGAGGACATTAGACGTCGTATGCCTCCACTTCATCCTGGTAGTGAACCCTCGACTGATGATGGTCCAAACATACCAAGGAACAGGTTGCCGCTAAGAAGCCCATCATGGGATTACTTGAAGAGTCGTATTTCATCCCAACAACCATCGTCATCTCATTGTATTCCAACTCAGCTGTTGTCATCGGTTCCACTACCATCAAAACCACAAGACACGACGGGACCACATTTTCCTATGCAGGTATCGCTCCGGTCCACACCACCACCTTTGGCACCTTGTTCAACGTCCCACCTACAACCAGTTGTTCATCAGGTACAAAATTTACCACCGCCACTTAAGCCACACCATTAG